A section of the Papio anubis isolate 15944 chromosome 2, Panubis1.0, whole genome shotgun sequence genome encodes:
- the RYBP gene encoding RING1 and YY1-binding protein isoform X2, translating to MSDPSLSNSSSAICSPCDLGKPRINSQLVAQQVAQQYATPPPPKKEKKEKVEKQDKEKPEKDKEISPSVTKKNTNKKTKPKSDILKDPPSEANSIQSANATTKTSETNHTSRPRLKNVDRSTAQQLAVTVGNVTVIITDFKEKTRSSSTSSSTVTSSAGSEQQNQSSSGSESTDKGSSRSSTPKGDMSAVNDESF from the exons aAAACCTCGGATCAATTCTCAGCTGGTGGCACAGCAAGTGGCACAGCAGTATGCCACCCCACCACCCCctaaaaaggagaagaaggagaaagttgAAAAGCAGGACAAAGAGAAACCTGAGAAAGACAAGGAAATTAGTCCTAGTGTTACCAAGAAAAATACCAACAAGAAAACCAA ACCAAAGTCTGACATTCTGAAAGATCCTCCTAGTGAAGCAAACAGCATACAGTCTGCAAATGCTACAACAAAGACCAGCGAAACAAATCACACCTCAAG GCCCCGGCTGAAAAACGTGGACAGGAGCACTGCACAGCAGTTGGCAGTAACTGTGGGCAACGTCACCGTCATTATCACAGACTTTAAGGAAAAGACTCGCTCCTCATCGACATCCTCATCCACAGTGACCTCCAGTGCAGGGTCAGAACAGCAGAACCAGAGCAGCTCGGGGTCCGAGAGCACAGACAAGGGCTCCTCCCGTTCCTCCACGCCAAAGGGCGACATGTCAGCAGTCAATGATGAATCTTTCTGA